From Drosophila virilis strain 15010-1051.87 chromosome X, Dvir_AGI_RSII-ME, whole genome shotgun sequence, the proteins below share one genomic window:
- the LOC6632001 gene encoding uncharacterized protein: protein MVAMNVTEASTAHAIIVSEGTRNATIGLLEIWLELKGFSSMEEAKRQYRLHSLDLEYPLKEAANNSDYDGEDSESPEVELDKIFESLSKFRQLMSHINKFLPNDWYNDYFSNFEVKLEHNMSVAAHMLGIQNCTMDTTNEVPAHRHNHPLLEFAIVEEMTRLLKVLEKKYRVMHRRVTEAANA, encoded by the exons ATGGTGGCAATGAATGTGACCGAGGCAAGTACCGCACACGCCATAATTGTCAGCGAGGGGACACGTAATGCCACCATTGGTCTGCTGGAGATATGG CTGGAGTTGAAAGGCTTCAGCTCAATGGAAGAAGCCAAGCGGCAATATAGACTGCACAGTCTCGACCTGGAGTATCCGCTCAAGGAAGCTGCCAACAATAGTGACTACGATGGCGAGGATAGTGAGTCCCCGGAAGTAGAGCttgacaaaatatttgaatcgCTTAGCAAATTCCGTCAGCTGATGAGCCACATCAATAAGTTCTTGCCCAATGATTGGTACAACGATTACTTCAGTAACTTCGAGGTCAAGCTCGAACACAACATGTCAGTGGCCGCCCATATGCTGGGCATACAAAATTGCACCATGGATACCACCAATGAGGTGCCCGCGCACAGGCACAATCATCCGCTGCTGGAGTTCGCCATTGTCGAGGAGATGACCCGGCTGCTGAAGGTGCTGGAGAAAAAGTATAGGGTCATGCATCGACGTGTGACGGAGGCTGCGAATGCCTAG